CGTTGCGTTGCCGTTTTGCTTTTACCTAGAACCACGCCTCCCACATCGCGCCGACGTTGAAGTCGTCGAGCGTTTCGTCCTGGGTGTTGTTCACGCGGGCGGTGCGTTCGTTATCCACCTTGCCGCCGGTGACGTAGAAGCGCAGCATCGGACGGAACTCCGGGCCCATGGCGATGGACATGTTCTGCGACAGGGTCAGCTTCCAGCCCTTGTTATCCCCGCCGTTGTCGTAATCAACATGCTGCCAGCCCGCTTCCAGCCAGGTGGAGTGCACGTCGTTCCACCAGTGCATCGGACGCACGATGGCGTTGTAGTTCTTGCGGTTGTCGGTGCTGTCCCGGCTGTTGTCGTAGTCGTGGAAGGCCAGGATGTACTCCACCTGGGTCGCCTGGGTGAACCTGTGCAGCCCTTCGAAGCTGGCGTACACCGTGGTCAGGTCCTCGGTTTTGTTGAACACGCTGTTGTCCGAGTTATCGGAGTAGCGGGCGATCACCTTGTTCACGCCGCTGTCGTTGGTGTGGCTCAGGACCACGCCACCCTGCCAGGCGTTGGTACGCTCTTCGGTGTCGATGGCTTTCGAGTCAAAGCCGTAGTTGGCGTACAGCTCCAGGTCGATCGGGCCGAGCTTCATGCCGTGAATTTTGGAGGTGGCGGCATAGTTGCCTTTGTCGCCGGTGCCGGAGCCGCCGGTACAGGTGATGCGCGAAGGGTTGGCCTCGTCATTCATCACCTGCGGGCTGCAGGATTCCACCGCTGCGACGGTCGCCACGTCAAACTGCACGCCGCCGATGTCGAAGTTCTTCACCCCGGCACCCTGGCCGTCGTGGTTCATCCAGAAGTAGTCGTTGATGCCCTGCTGCGGACGCTGGTGGAAGTCACGCCCGGCCCAGATGTAGGCGTTCGGGTTGGATTCCAGAATGTTGGTCACCCCGGCGTAGGCCTTTTTCAGGTTAACCTCGTCGCCCCAGTGGTCGATCATCACATTGACGTCCCAGATGGCGCCGTTTTCGCCCTTAAAGGCTTTGGAGAGCTGGAACTCGCCGCCGTTGCCTTCGTTACCCAGTCGGCCAATCGCTGACGCCCCGTTGTAGGAGCCGTCCACGGCGACGTATTTCTGGTCGGCGGCCTGGAAGTGCGCCCCGTAGCGGGCATAGCCGGTAAATTTAATCCCGAACGGGATCGCCATATCCGGGGACTGGGCGGCGCTTTGGGGCTCGGTCACCACGTCGGCTTTTTTCGCCACCGCGGCATCCATTTTCGCCTGGCGATCGGCCAGGGCTTTATCCACCGCTTTGGCCACAATGGCGTCGATTTGCTCCTGCGTAAACTCCTGGGCGAGGACAGAAATCGGGCAAAGCGCGGCGATAACCGCCATTGTTAATGGAAGTTTTTTAATCATATTCATGGTTATCTCAATATATTTAAATTTTATTCAGACAATAACCACCCCGTTCCGGATGGACAGAATATGTCGCTATCATCAGAAAAGGTTGATTTTTATTTTTCAGGATACAGAGGCTTTACACTATTATCGTAACGATATCTCCAGTGCTGATATTTAATTAATTAACGCTGATACAGGTGAATAATTTCTTCGGATAATTCACGGGCCAGCAGCGAGTTCATTAAGTGATCCTGGGCGTGTACCATAATTAACGTCATCGGCTGACGGGCTTCGCCCGCGTCCTGCTCGATAAGTTTGGTCTGCATATGGTGCGCCTGGCGCGCGTAGCCATCGGCTTCGCGCAGCAGGCTTTTCGCTTCGTCAAAGTTGCCCTGCCGCGCAGCATGCAGTGCTTCAAAGCACAGGCTGCGCGACTGACCAGCATTGACGATGATTTCCATTACGGCTTCTTCTAAGGCAATCATCATCAGTTACTCTGTTTATTTATCAAAACTGTTATTCAGAGAGGTGGAAGCAAACCACTCTCCGCTCTTTTTAATGGTGCGCTGCTGCGTGGTTAAATCCAGCTGGATAAAACCGTAGCGGTTTTTATACGCATTACACCATGACCAGTTATCAATAAATGTCCACATATGGTAGCCAAGACAATTACAGCCTTCGCTAATACCTTTATGCAGCCATTTAAGATGTTCAGAAATAAAATCGATACGGTATTGATCGTTAATCTGACCGTTCTCAATAAAACGCTGCTCGTTTTCGACGCCCATGCCGTTTTCAGAAATAAAGCAGCGTGGGTTGCCATAATTATCGCGCAGGTTAATGAGAATATCGTAAATACCTGGCTCGTAGATTTCCCAACCGCGATACGGGTTCATCTTGCGGCCCGGCATCTCGTAGCTATCGAAGAACCACTCCGGCATAAACGGCGCCTGCGGGTTGATGGCCGTATCACGACACTTCACCCGACGCGGCTGGTAGTAGTTCACGCCCAGCAGGTCGATTTTGCCGTCGGCAATCAGCGCGCTGTCTTCCGGTAGACAGGCAGGCAGCTGATCGTGTGCTTTCAGCATCGCCACCAGATCCGCCGGGTATTCGCCGCACAGCACCGGGTCGAGGAAGCTGCGGTTAAACAGCAGGTCGCAATGGTGCGCGGCTTTCACGTCCGCCGGATTCTGCGAGCGCGGATAGGACGGCGTCAGGTTCAGCACGATGCCAATCTCACCGGGGTAGTGCCCGGCGCGGAAGGCGCGAACCGCCTGCGCATGGGCCAGCACGGTGTGATAGGCCACGGTGGCCGCACGACGGAAATCGACCACGTTCGGGTAGTGGAAGTCATACAGATACCCGCCCTCTACCGGCACAATCGGCTCGTTAAAGGTAAACCAGTGCATCACCCGATCGCCAAAAAGCTCAAAGCAGGTTTCTGCGTAGCGGGCATAGGCCGCTACCACATCACGGTTTTCCCACCCGCCAATCTCCTGCATCGCCATCGGCATGTCGAAGTGGAAGAGGGTGATAAACGGCTTGATGCCCTGAGCAAGCAGTTCGTCGATCACCTGATTGTAGAAAGCAACCGCTTCCTGGTTCACTTCACCGGTGCCTTCCGGGATGAGGCGCGCCCAGCTTATCGAGGTGCGAAAGCTATTGTGGTTCAGCTGCTTTAACAGCTGAATGTCGGCTTTCCAGTGCTGATAAAACGTGGAGGTATTCTGCGGCCCTACCCCATTGTGAAAGCGATTCGGCTCGGTCGCGAACCAGTGATCCCAGGTGGTTAATCCCTTGCCACTGCTCTGGCTTTCCCCTTCGGTTTGCAGTGCAGAACAGGCGCTACCCCACCAGAAGTTTTCGGGAAATGCATATTTCATAAAACGTCCTCTTTGACTTAATTGCCGACGGTCTCTGCTGCACCTACGGTTGCCTGCGCTTTTTGTTCTTCGGTTTTCAGCAAAGAACGCTCATAAGCACGCAGGAACGGCAAATACATCAGCGCCGACATCACCATACAAATGACGCACATCACCACCGGACTGAGGGCCCAGTTTGCCGCCCAGGAGGCACCAATCGGCGCCGGAGTGGTCCATGGCGTCAGCGAGACGACCTGTGCCAGCCAGCCGAGTTTGGTGGCGGTATACGCCAGACAAGCGTTGATCATCGGAACGAACACGAACGGAATAAACAGCATCGGGTTCATGATGATCGGCGCACCGAACAGAATAGGTTCGTTGATGTTGAAGAAACTGGGCACCACGCCCATTTTGCCAATGGTGCGCAGATGGGTTACGCGGCTGCGCAGCAGCAGGAAGGCCAGCGGCAGGGTAGAGCCCACACCACCAATCAGCAGGTAGTGATCCCAGAAGCCCTGCAGGTAAACGTGCGGCAGCGCAGCGCCGGCAGCCAGGGCGGCCTGGTTGGCGGAAAGGTTAGCCATCCAGAACGGGTTCATGATGCCGGTGACAATCAGCGCGCCGTGGATGCCGGCGAACCAGAAGATCTGGCACAACAGCACGGAGAGCAGAATGGCAGGCAGGGAGTCAGAGGCGGAAACCAGCGGCTCCAGCAGGTGCATAATCGCCTGCGGGATGATCATTCCGGTTTGCGCTTCGATAAACAGGTTCAGCGGGTGCAGCGTACCAATGATCACCACGACCGGGATCAGGATCTCAAACGAGCGCGCCACGCCGGTCGGCACTTCCTTCGGCAGACGGATGGTGACTTTATGATCCTTCAGCCAGGCATAAACGCGGGTGGCATAGATAGAGGTGATCAGCGCGGTGAAGATCCCCTGGCCCGACAGATACTGGGTGGAAATTTTGCCGTCGGCATAAGGAGCGGCCACCAGCAGGAACGCCATAAAGGCCAGCAGGCCGGACATCACCGGGTCGAGATTAAACTGACGGCCCAGGCTGGCACCAATCCCGACCGAGATGAAGAAAGTCATCACGCCCATGCTGAGGTTAAACGGCAGCATCAGCTGTTCGCGGTAGGTCTCGGAGAAATCGAGCCAGCCGCGGGCAAAGCTGTTGGTGGTGTCCGCAGAGAACGGCGGGAAGATGAACACCAGCATAAACGAGCCGATGATCATAAACGGCAGCGCGGCGGTAAAGCCGTCGCGGATGGCAATCACGTACTTCTGCTGGCCCAGCTTGCCTGCCAGCGGTGCGATGGACTGCTCAATGACCGCAACCATAGATTGATATAACGAACTCATGAGAACACCTTCTTAGTGTGCCGCTTCAATGAGCGACAGAGCATAGTCCAGCACCTTATCGCCACGTTGCATTCCGTAATCCATTGTATCTATGGACTGTACGGGTATGCCCTGAGCGGCAGCCTTGTCTGAGAGCGTTTTTAACATGTATTTGACCTGGGGTCCGAGAAGTACGACCTGGTATTGCGGAAACTGTGTATCAAATTCTGAAACACCGTACGCATCGATTTTGACCGGTAAACCGCGTTCGTTCGCGGCTTCGACCATTTTCCGTACCAGCAGGCTGGTGGACATCCCGGCAGAACAGCACAGCATAATCTTGAACATCGACGACCATCCTCAAAATGTAAATAGTTATTGCGGAGATGATTGGATAACATATGGAAACCGGTTTCCATTGATATAAGACAGAAGTGTGACAGCCATCAAGATCCATTACTTATGGGGCCTGATTATCGGATTTGGGTCACGTATTTTGGCTGCTTTTACATCAAATGGAGTGGAAGCGGAAAATCGGTTTCCATGGAAAACGGAAACGGATATACTCCTGAGTGGCTATAATATGAGCCGAAGTGGAATCAGGAATTACAGGGGCCTGGAGAGACCTGTCAGGGGATAAAGATGTCTACAATCAACGATGTATCACGTCTGGCCGGGGTGTCCAAAGCCACGGTATCACGGGTGTTGAGCGGGTCGCGCGGCGTGAAGGAAGCCAGTCGCCTGGCCGTACTGAAAGCGGTGGAAGAGCTGAACTACCGGCCAAATGTGATTGCCCAGTCGCTGCTCAGCCAGTCTACCGGCTGTATCGGCGTCATTTGCGCGCAGGACAACATTAACCAGACTACCGGTTACCTTTACGCGCTGGAAAAACACCTCAGCCAGCACCAGAAGCACCTGCTGCTTCGCTTCGCCAACACCAAAGCCGAAGTCATGAGCGCGCTGGATGAACTCTCCTGCGGGTTATGCGATGACATTCTGATTATCGGCGCCCGTTTCCCGCTGCAGATCGATCAGGAGAACGTCATCCTGGTGGACTGTATGGAAACCAACAACGTCAACAGCATCCAGTACGACCATGCTTTTGCCGCGGAAACCGCCTGTAACTTCCTCGCCAGCCAGGGGCGACGCCAGATTGCCCTGATCCATCCGCACGGCAGTGGTTTTGCCGATCAGGTGCTGCTGGGCTACAAGCATGGGCTGGAAAAGAACTTCCTGCCGTTTAATCGCAACCTGGTCTTTATGGAAGCCACGTCATCCTCCGTGGCCCTGCAGGAGCTGCTCAATAACGCCACCACGGTTAACTTCAACGCCCTACTGGTGGCCGACGAGCAGGAAGCACAGCGGGTGATCCCGCAGCTGCAGGCCTTCAACAGGTCAGTACCGGGCGACATCATGGTATTCAGTCTGGCGGGCTCGCTGCATCTGCCGGGCATTCCGACCATTCCGGCAATTGAGTACTCGATGGACGCCATGGCGGCACGGATTGTCAGCTGGCTGAATGAGAAGACCCAGATGCTGGGTTCGTATGTGCTGCGCGGGGATTTAATTATTCCGGATGTGCGGCGCTAAAAAAATTAAGGGGGCTGCAAGGGCCCCTTAATGCGAAATCAGTAATCCTCCATACAGTCCACCTGGCTTACGGCATCCCAGTAACCTTCCTGGTTGTTCCGCTCCATCGCCACGACCGCATTTTTGACCAGCATCTGATTGGCCTCAGAAGCCATGATCATTGTCTGCCACTCTTTATCACTCTGCTTACGTTGCGGGGCACAGGCTTTCTTCACATCCTTCAAAACCGACTGTTTCATCTGTTCTAATTTGACCGGATCGTTCAGTTCCTGAGCATGAACGAAGGCGGCAAAAAGCAGGCAGACGACCAGGCAAAACAGGTGCGCTGACTTCATGGAAACCTCCGGAAAAACCACACACGTTTATGAAATATATCGTTACATCCGCCTTTGCGACCCAAGCCGAAAGTATTAATTTTGCCAATAGTTGCGCAGAGGTACGAATAAGCGTAGCCGCAGAATTTGACGGAGAGGCAAGCCCGGAAGAAAAATTTGTGACGGCAGGCGACGGCAAGGTCACAAAGGTTGATGCTGCTCGCAAAGGCAATTTAGCGTTGATTGCACTTACATTTTTTTAAGCGCGTTACGCCAGAGTTTGCGGTTTTTATCGTCGGCAGAATGTGGGATAGTCGAGGTGCAACGTAACGGGAGAATGATATGCAACTGAGTATTACCGACACCATTACTGAACACGAACAGGAAGAATTACTGCAAGGGTTGCGGATCTATAACAGCCAGTTTATTAGTTTTTCCCGTGTGGCGAGTGATATTGCCGTGTATGCCCGCGATGAGGACGGCAAACTGCGCGGTGGGCTGATCGGCAACCGCCAGGGCGAGTGGCTGAACATTAAATATCTGTGGGTCAGCGACGAAATCCGCGGCACCGGGCTAGGCGGCCAGCTGATGCGCGCCGCCGAAGACGAAGCCCGGCAACAGGGGTGCCGGCATGCGCTGGTGGATACCTTCAGTTTCCAGGCGCGTCCGTTTTATGAAAAGCAGGGTTATGCGGTGACCATGACGCTGAACGATTTTCCGTACGCGGGAATACAGCGCCATTACATGTCGAAGGCGCTTTAAGCGCCAATACCATGACCTATCACCGCCAGCGCATGGCGCACGATGCTGTCAGGCGAGAGGGTGTGTAGCCTCTCGCCATTGCGCATTCGTGAAAAAGGCACCAGCACCAGGCTTAACAGGGTAGTGAACAGCAGTTCCGGAGCCAGATCGCGGTTCAGTTTTCCCTCCTGCTGCCAGCGGGCGACGGTCTCCAGCGTCGCCTGATATTTCTCATCACCAAACCGGGCCTGCAGGTGCGCGCGCAGTACCGGCATTTCACCAATCACCTCCTGCATCCACAGCGGCGCGAACCAGCGGTGCTCGACGGCCAGGTCGGCCAGCTTTTTCACCATTAACGTCAGGGCGGTCACCGGATCGTCCGGATGAGCGCTGAAAAGCGTCGCGATGGCGCTGCGCAGCGGCAGAAAACGCTCCTCGATCATCGCATCAAGCAGCTGCTCCCGGGAGTTGAAGTAGTAGTGCAGCATCGCCGGCGTCACGCCCGCCTCTTTGGCAATGGCGTTAAGCGAGGTTCGGGCAATCCCCTGACGGGCAAAGAGATCCAGGGCGATATCCAGCAGCTGTTCCCGGCTGGTGGCGGTGGGTTTGCTTCCGCGCGGACGCCCCGGGCGGCGGGCCTGTGGCGTGGGTTCAGAATTATCTTTATGTGCTGACATGCGCGGAGGATCCCTTGACCTGATTCATAACTTCATTAAATATTAATTACCCAATTAATTAATTTCAAGCGGTGTTTTATGGCGTCCGAATCGACAACACAAACCAAAAACGCGCCCTCTATCCGACTGCTGTTTAGCGCGCTCCTGCTGGTGATGCTGCTTTCGGCTCTCGATCAGACCATCGTCTCTACGGCGTTGCCCACTATTGTGGGTGAACTGGGCGGGCTGGATAAGCTCTCCTGGGTCGTTACGGCCTATATTCTGAGTTCCACTATCGTGGTGCCGTTGTACGGCAAGTTTGGCGATCTCTTTGGCCGCAAAATCGTGCTGCAAATCGCGATCGTCCTGTTTCTGGTGGGCTCTGCCCTGTGCGGACTGGCGCAGAACATGACCCAGCTGGTGCTGATGCGCGCCCTGCAGGGGCTGGGCGGCGGCGGGCTGATGGTGATCAGCATGGCGGCGGTGGCCGATGTTATCCCGCCAGCGGATCGCAGCCGCTACCAGGGCCTGTTCGGCGGGGTCTTTGGTCTGGCGACGGTGATCGGCCCGTTGGTCGGCGGTTTTCTGGTGCAGCACGCCTCCTGGCGCTGGATTTTCTATATCAACCTGCCGCTGGGGGTGTTTGCCCTGCTGGTGATCGGCGCGGTCTTCCACGGCAGCGCGAAGCGCAATAAGCATGAGATCGACTATCTGGGGGCGATTTACCTCAGCATGGCGCTGCTGTGCATCATCCTGTTTACCAGCGAAGGGGGTACGGTCCGCGAGTGGAGCGACCCGCAGCTGTGGTGCATTCTGGCCTTTGGCCTGACGGGTATCGCCGGGTTTATCTATGAGGAGCGGCTGGCGTGGGAGCCGATTATTCCCCTGTCGCTCTTCCGGGATCGCAGCTTCCTGCTGTGTAGCCTGATTGGTTTTATTATCGGGATGTCGCTGTTTGGATCTGTCACCTTCCTGCCGCTCTATCTGCAGATTGTCAAAGAGGCCACCCCGACCCAGGCCGGGCTACAGCTGATCCCGCTGATGGGCGGCCTGCTGCTGACCTCGATTATCAGCGGCCGCATTATCAGCCGCACCGGGAAATACCGCCTGTTCCCGATCCTTGGCACCCTGCTGGGTGTGGTCGGCATGGCGTTGCTCACGCGGATTACCATTGAATCGCCGATCTGGCAGCTGTACCTGTTTACCGGCGTGCTGGGAGCGGGGCTGGGTCTGGTGATGCAGGTCCTGGTGCTGGCGGTACAGAACAGCGTCTCTGCGGAACAGTATGGGGTGGCGACCTCGGGCGTGACGCTGTTCCGCTCCATTGGCGGGGCGATTGGCGTGGCGCTGTTTGGCGCGGTCTTCACCCACGTGTTGCAGTCGGGACTGATGGCGCGGATACCCGAGGGCACCGAACTGCCGCGGGAGATGAACCCTGTTGCGATCCACCATCTGCCTGACGCCCTGCGTCTCGACTACCTGGACGCCTTTGGCTCCGCCATTCATGCGGTATTCCTGATGGCGGCAGGGATCATGGTGCTGGCCTTTGTGCTGTCGTGGTTTTTGCGCGAGGCGCCGCTACGCAAGCGGGAGGCGTAAGGTTAGCGGTTCTGCTATTTGTTGCGAGTCGCTTTCCGAATCTGCATGACCAGGCTTGTCTTCCTTAACGCGGCTGGCGCATGCTTTGGCCTGGTCAATAAACCAGCAGAGGTTGCGATGGAACGTAAAGCAAAACTGTTTAAAAAAGGGCGGAATCAGGCGGTGTTACTGCCTGCGGAGTTCGCGTTTGATACGGAGAGCGTCTGGATCCGGCGGGATGAGGAGGGGAATGTTGTTTTGATTGCAAAACCTGCCCAGGAAAAAAGCTGGGATGAGTTTTTCAGGATGCTGGAAAACATGACCGTACCGGATTCATTTTTAAGTCCAGAGGAGAGAAATCAGAGCGTGACAAAGCGGGATCCTCTGGATGGCGTTCAGGTATGAAGCCTGAACCTCAACGCCCGGTGGCGCTACGCTTACCGGGCCTACAGCAGTTTGCCGTTTATTTACGTAGGCCGGGTAAGCGTAGCGCCACCCGGCAAAACCTGCATATAATTTATCCTTCTTATTGATGCCATTTCGTTTTTTAGCCTGCCGCTGCGTTGCCGATATAGTCGATAAAACAGTTATCAAAAGGATATGACGGGTGAAACTTCGATTAGGTGCGCTTCTTCTCGCTGGCCTGCTGCTGGCGGGCTGTGACCAAAACGGCAGCGATGCCAAACATATTAAGGTCGGCGTGATTAACGGTGCCGAGCAGGACGTGGCGGAAGTCGCCAAAAAAGTGGCGAAAGAGAAATTCGGCCTTGATGTCGAACTGGTGGGCTTCAGCGGCTCGCTGCTGCCGAACGACGCCACCGACCACGGAGAGCTGGACGCCAACGTCTTCCAGCATCGTCCATTCCTGGCGGAAGACAACAAGGCGCACGGCTACAAGCTGGTGGCCGTCGGCAATACCTTTGTGTTCCCGATGGCGGGCTATTCCCGCAAGAT
This Leclercia sp. S52 DNA region includes the following protein-coding sequences:
- a CDS encoding carbohydrate porin codes for the protein MNMIKKLPLTMAVIAALCPISVLAQEFTQEQIDAIVAKAVDKALADRQAKMDAAVAKKADVVTEPQSAAQSPDMAIPFGIKFTGYARYGAHFQAADQKYVAVDGSYNGASAIGRLGNEGNGGEFQLSKAFKGENGAIWDVNVMIDHWGDEVNLKKAYAGVTNILESNPNAYIWAGRDFHQRPQQGINDYFWMNHDGQGAGVKNFDIGGVQFDVATVAAVESCSPQVMNDEANPSRITCTGGSGTGDKGNYAATSKIHGMKLGPIDLELYANYGFDSKAIDTEERTNAWQGGVVLSHTNDSGVNKVIARYSDNSDNSVFNKTEDLTTVYASFEGLHRFTQATQVEYILAFHDYDNSRDSTDNRKNYNAIVRPMHWWNDVHSTWLEAGWQHVDYDNGGDNKGWKLTLSQNMSIAMGPEFRPMLRFYVTGGKVDNERTARVNNTQDETLDDFNVGAMWEAWF
- a CDS encoding GNAT family N-acetyltransferase, whose translation is MQLSITDTITEHEQEELLQGLRIYNSQFISFSRVASDIAVYARDEDGKLRGGLIGNRQGEWLNIKYLWVSDEIRGTGLGGQLMRAAEDEARQQGCRHALVDTFSFQARPFYEKQGYAVTMTLNDFPYAGIQRHYMSKAL
- a CDS encoding PTS lactose/cellobiose transporter subunit IIA; the encoded protein is MIALEEAVMEIIVNAGQSRSLCFEALHAARQGNFDEAKSLLREADGYARQAHHMQTKLIEQDAGEARQPMTLIMVHAQDHLMNSLLARELSEEIIHLYQR
- a CDS encoding MDR family MFS transporter produces the protein MASESTTQTKNAPSIRLLFSALLLVMLLSALDQTIVSTALPTIVGELGGLDKLSWVVTAYILSSTIVVPLYGKFGDLFGRKIVLQIAIVLFLVGSALCGLAQNMTQLVLMRALQGLGGGGLMVISMAAVADVIPPADRSRYQGLFGGVFGLATVIGPLVGGFLVQHASWRWIFYINLPLGVFALLVIGAVFHGSAKRNKHEIDYLGAIYLSMALLCIILFTSEGGTVREWSDPQLWCILAFGLTGIAGFIYEERLAWEPIIPLSLFRDRSFLLCSLIGFIIGMSLFGSVTFLPLYLQIVKEATPTQAGLQLIPLMGGLLLTSIISGRIISRTGKYRLFPILGTLLGVVGMALLTRITIESPIWQLYLFTGVLGAGLGLVMQVLVLAVQNSVSAEQYGVATSGVTLFRSIGGAIGVALFGAVFTHVLQSGLMARIPEGTELPREMNPVAIHHLPDALRLDYLDAFGSAIHAVFLMAAGIMVLAFVLSWFLREAPLRKREA
- a CDS encoding glycoside hydrolase family 1 protein; its protein translation is MKYAFPENFWWGSACSALQTEGESQSSGKGLTTWDHWFATEPNRFHNGVGPQNTSTFYQHWKADIQLLKQLNHNSFRTSISWARLIPEGTGEVNQEAVAFYNQVIDELLAQGIKPFITLFHFDMPMAMQEIGGWENRDVVAAYARYAETCFELFGDRVMHWFTFNEPIVPVEGGYLYDFHYPNVVDFRRAATVAYHTVLAHAQAVRAFRAGHYPGEIGIVLNLTPSYPRSQNPADVKAAHHCDLLFNRSFLDPVLCGEYPADLVAMLKAHDQLPACLPEDSALIADGKIDLLGVNYYQPRRVKCRDTAINPQAPFMPEWFFDSYEMPGRKMNPYRGWEIYEPGIYDILINLRDNYGNPRCFISENGMGVENEQRFIENGQINDQYRIDFISEHLKWLHKGISEGCNCLGYHMWTFIDNWSWCNAYKNRYGFIQLDLTTQQRTIKKSGEWFASTSLNNSFDK
- a CDS encoding YicS family protein, whose protein sequence is MKSAHLFCLVVCLLFAAFVHAQELNDPVKLEQMKQSVLKDVKKACAPQRKQSDKEWQTMIMASEANQMLVKNAVVAMERNNQEGYWDAVSQVDCMEDY
- a CDS encoding LacI family DNA-binding transcriptional regulator yields the protein MSTINDVSRLAGVSKATVSRVLSGSRGVKEASRLAVLKAVEELNYRPNVIAQSLLSQSTGCIGVICAQDNINQTTGYLYALEKHLSQHQKHLLLRFANTKAEVMSALDELSCGLCDDILIIGARFPLQIDQENVILVDCMETNNVNSIQYDHAFAAETACNFLASQGRRQIALIHPHGSGFADQVLLGYKHGLEKNFLPFNRNLVFMEATSSSVALQELLNNATTVNFNALLVADEQEAQRVIPQLQAFNRSVPGDIMVFSLAGSLHLPGIPTIPAIEYSMDAMAARIVSWLNEKTQMLGSYVLRGDLIIPDVRR
- a CDS encoding PTS sugar transporter subunit IIC; its protein translation is MSSLYQSMVAVIEQSIAPLAGKLGQQKYVIAIRDGFTAALPFMIIGSFMLVFIFPPFSADTTNSFARGWLDFSETYREQLMLPFNLSMGVMTFFISVGIGASLGRQFNLDPVMSGLLAFMAFLLVAAPYADGKISTQYLSGQGIFTALITSIYATRVYAWLKDHKVTIRLPKEVPTGVARSFEILIPVVVIIGTLHPLNLFIEAQTGMIIPQAIMHLLEPLVSASDSLPAILLSVLLCQIFWFAGIHGALIVTGIMNPFWMANLSANQAALAAGAALPHVYLQGFWDHYLLIGGVGSTLPLAFLLLRSRVTHLRTIGKMGVVPSFFNINEPILFGAPIIMNPMLFIPFVFVPMINACLAYTATKLGWLAQVVSLTPWTTPAPIGASWAANWALSPVVMCVICMVMSALMYLPFLRAYERSLLKTEEQKAQATVGAAETVGN
- a CDS encoding TetR/AcrR family transcriptional regulator: MSAHKDNSEPTPQARRPGRPRGSKPTATSREQLLDIALDLFARQGIARTSLNAIAKEAGVTPAMLHYYFNSREQLLDAMIEERFLPLRSAIATLFSAHPDDPVTALTLMVKKLADLAVEHRWFAPLWMQEVIGEMPVLRAHLQARFGDEKYQATLETVARWQQEGKLNRDLAPELLFTTLLSLVLVPFSRMRNGERLHTLSPDSIVRHALAVIGHGIGA
- a CDS encoding PTS sugar transporter subunit IIB translates to MFKIMLCCSAGMSTSLLVRKMVEAANERGLPVKIDAYGVSEFDTQFPQYQVVLLGPQVKYMLKTLSDKAAAQGIPVQSIDTMDYGMQRGDKVLDYALSLIEAAH
- a CDS encoding AbrB/MazE/SpoVT family DNA-binding domain-containing protein, with amino-acid sequence MERKAKLFKKGRNQAVLLPAEFAFDTESVWIRRDEEGNVVLIAKPAQEKSWDEFFRMLENMTVPDSFLSPEERNQSVTKRDPLDGVQV